A DNA window from Aspergillus nidulans FGSC A4 chromosome V contains the following coding sequences:
- a CDS encoding putative APSES transcription factor Xbp1 (transcript_id=CADANIAT00003687) produces the protein MASIQFLLNPLPSLPSSDRCPLPTPSPTISSSTAMLRSPRQKKQKMAKDAPIFQRGKPRGEVRYPPYEDRDGKFSCQHQDFRIHPLGNIADYPRHIPYNSDKKSFQERTGRESFEVFQYTFQLPGEEKQWTVMWDYNIGLVRTTHLFKCNDYSKTTPAKMLNQNPGLRDICHSITGGALAAQGYWMPYEAAKAIAATFCWKIRFALTPLFGDNFPDLCIHPDDRARFGRMVIDPGIVRIATEKANLYRMLELRCSTTNSLRADYVLRPSSAPDIDRTDPNLERDRVALGRHILPKSHRHHHHRSKTSPSTNTSLVGYGSSPEVEYYSCGTEPYCVSPESPIRSSFTPVNTPRSTDIYPSSSSTNFLRSPHELLASLSSSASIARARIERASKISGARVIPSSVPSNVTSITTKGRDNTGHSALMEESDIDADAETDSGHEHDLDFELSSSDESSTSSTVSSSTSSASLGFAANSRNRPYRDDDEPHRDTDEEMVDYRAPKRIATAGARDRRWGRGRRVIHQEHSDIETSRRARKHAQRSSNARLVCEMTAAHALISLLHDATGSDVDVDTHNRLECGRSPDGGVKNNLKGSYFGIRLNHNPSTESGQKRRRASA, from the exons ATGGCTTCTATACAGTTTCTCCTCAATCCTCTTCCCAGCCTTCCTAGCTCGGATCGCTGTCCTCTTCCCACTCCTTCGCcgacaatctcctcaagcACTGCCATGCTACGTTCTCCTcgtcagaagaagcagaagatggccaAAGATGCCCCGATCTTCCAGCGCGGAAAACCCAGAGGCGAGGTGCGCTATCCTCCTTACGAAGACCGAGACGGCAAGTTTTCTTGTCAACATCAGGACTTCCGTATCCATCCTCTTGGAAATATTGCCGACTATCCAAGACATATTCCATATAACAGCGACAAGAAATCATTTCAGGAAAGGACAGGGCGAGAAAGCTTTGAGG TCTTTCAGTACACGTTCCAGCTTCCgggagaagaaaaacagTGGACAGTAATGTGGGACTATAATATTGGCCTTGTTCGAACGACACATCTTTTCAAATGCAATGACTATTCAAAG ACAACTCCAGCAAAGATGCTAAACCAGAACCCCGGGCTTCGTGATATTTGTCACAGCATCACAGGGGGCGCCCTTGCGGCACAAG GGTACTGGATGCCCTAcgaagccgccaaagccatAGCAGCAACCTTCTGCTGGAAGATCCGCTTCGCACTCACTCCGCTCTTCGGCGACAACTTCCCAGACCTCTGCATTCACCCTGACGACCGCGCTCGATTCGGTCGGATGGTCATCGATCCAGGCATCGTCCGAATCGCGACTGAAAAAGCAAACCTCTACCGTATGCTCGAGCTCCGGTGCTCAACTACGAACTCGCTCAGGGCAGACTACGTCCTGCGTCCTAGCTCTGCCCCAGACATAGACAGGACGGATCCAAACCTGGAAAGGGACAGAGTAGCCCTGGGCCGGCACATCCTCCCAAAATCTCACCgccaccatcaccaccgcAGCAAAACGTCTCCGTCAACTAATACGTCCTTGGTCGGATACGGCTCCTCACCTGAGGTGGAGTACTACAGCTGCGGCACAGAACCATACTGCGTTTCTCCCGAGAGTCCGATTCGGAGCTCATTTACGCCAGTGAACACGCCTCGCAGCACGGATATCtatccttcctcttcatccacaaACTTCCTCCGTTCACCACATGAACTTCTCGCTTCGCTTTCCTCGTCTGCCTCAATTGCAAGGGCACGAATAGAAAGGGCCTCAAAAATATCAGGAGCAAGAGTGATCCCCAGTTCCGTGCCATCTAACGTCACCTCTATCACAACGAAAGGAAGAGACAATACCGGCCACAGTGCCCTAATGGAAGAGAGCGACATCGACGCAGATGCCGAGACAGACTCTGGACATGAACACGATCTGGACTTCGAGCTCAGCTCGTCTGACGAATCATCTACCTCGTCAACTGTGTCCTCAAGCACAAGCAGCGCCAGCTTAGGCTTTGCTGCTAACAGTCGCAATCGCCCATACcgtgatgacgacgaacCCCACCGAGACACAGACGAAGAGATGGTTGACTACCGTGCACCAAAGAGAATAGCAACAGCTGGAGCTAGAGATCGGAGATGGGGACGGGGAAGGAGAGTCATTCATCAAGAGCATAGTGATATCGAGACCTCTCGACGAGCACGAAAACACGCACAGAGATCATCAAACGCCAGACTCGTGTGCGAGATGACAGCCGCCCATGCCCTTATAAGTCTCTTGCATGACGCGACGGGCAGTGACGTTGATGTCGACACCCACAATAGACTCGAATGTGGGCGTAGCCCCGACGGCGGCGTCAAGAACAACCTCAAGGGTTCTTACTTTGGTATCAGGCTCAACCACAATCCTTCTACTGAGTCGGGACAAAAGCGACGTCGGGCGTCAGCTTGA
- a CDS encoding uncharacterized protein (transcript_id=CADANIAT00003688): MADNSEVRYPDPNANIKESITNGPVAETIRSEASRTGQEFRDLKSAKVIPSTTTATGQPLTYYHSLFYSLLSWEQPRATAASFASVVAFIFAARYLPLLRWFFKFLYLVLGVTAAAEIGGRVVLSQGLTSSFRPRKYYTLPRETIEAVLEDFQQLVDFLFIEFQRILFAENAVHTTAAAAAAFSAYWLIKILPFWGLSLLAVTIAYLGPFVYLNNQEIIDAQIENVRQMVGSQANQLKDLAEERTYHATGVVKQYVGDYSNKAQEYIGRRSASPEVAKGPAAGPVVKREPEPEAVVKTSDFPEAPKVEPVAQSIETQSEKEPLLAI; encoded by the exons ATGGCCGACAACAGTGAAGTCAGGTATCCCGACCCAAATGCCA ACATCAAGGAGTCGATCACAAACG GCCCGGTTGCTGAAACCATCCGATCCGAGGCCTCCCGCACTGGACAAGAATTTCGCGACCTGAAGAGCGCCAAAGTGATTCCTTCgaccaccacggccaccgGCCAGCCCCTGACTT ACTACCACTCTCTGTTCTACAGCCTCCTCAGC TGGGAACAACCCCGTGCCACTGCCGCTTCCTTCGCCAGCGTCGTTGCTTTCATTTTCGCGGCCCGTtacctccctctccttcgctgGTTCTTCAAGTTCCTCTATCTCGTCCTCGGGG TTACCGCTGCAGCAGAGATTGGCGGCAGGGTCGTTCTCTCTCAGGGACTCACCAGCTCATTCCGTCCCCGCAAATACTATACCCTGCCTAGGGAAACGATCGAGGCTGTGCTGGAGGACTTCCAGCAGCTCGTCGATTTCCTCTTCATTGAGTTTCAGCGCATTCTGTTTGCGGAGAATGCCGTTCATACCACAGCT gccgctgctgccgcgtTCTCTGCCTACTGGTTGATTAAGATTCTTCCCTTCTGGGGCCTGTCTCTTTTGGCCGTCACTATTGCCTACCTTGGACCCTTCGTTTATCTCAACAACCAAGAAATCATTGATGCTCAGATTGAAAACGTCCGCCAGATGGTTGGCTCTCAGGCTAACCAACTGAAGGATCTAGCGGAGGAGCGCACCTACCATGCTACCGGTGTGGTGAAACAGTATGTTGGAGACTACAGCaacaaagcccaggaatATATCGGCCGTCGTTCCGCCTCTCCCGAGGTCGCCAAAGGCCCTGCTGCAGGGCCTGTAGTCAAGAGGGAACCCGAGCCCGAGGCTGTCGTCAAGACGTCTGATTTCCCTGAAGCACCTAAGGTTGAGCCGGTGGCGCAATCAATCGAGACTCAATCAGAGAAGGAGCCTCTCCTGGCTATTTAA